CAGTGGCAGGAGAACTTGGAGGTGACCCACGTTGCCCTGGCTGTGGGGAAGGTCGTGGGTTTGCAGTGTGCTGCCACAGGAGCcccggtgagttgctgcagtgcaccttgaatACAGGACACAGTGCTCCCACCaatgctggtggtggggggagtgaatgatTAAGAAGATGTCAagagtgtcaatcaagtgggctgctctatcctggatggtgttaagctttgaATGTTCTTGGAGTGCACCCGGATGCAACTGGAGAGTAaagtaagttaaagtttatttattacattaacactgcaatgaagttattgagaaaatcctccagtcttcacactccggcgcctgttcgggtacactgagggagaatttagcatggccaatgcacctaatgtgcacatctgtgggaggaaacccatgcagacatggggagaatgtgcaaactccacacagacagtgacccaaggaatcgaactcgggtccctggcaatgtgaggcagcagcgctaaccactgtcccaccatgccgcccccgtatttcatcagactcctgacttgttgatggtggacaggcttcggggagccaggaggtgagtttcttGCAGTCTCTGATGTGCATCTTTTAACTGCGTTTTTCCCAAACTCCCTTAGCAACACCGCTTTTCCTAACCGACCTCCtactcagcacccactgtcttCCTTCTCTCCTATAAAATGCTTTTGTACATGGTCGAATTTCAAGTCAAAAAATTATAGTGCAGCAGCTTTCAGATCTAATTTCTCAGTATTCATTCATTCCCAAAACAATCCAAAGCTAATATTAAAaaagcagattttaaaaaaatcaaatcactgaTTGGAAATCTTTAATAGAGAAACAGATAATGCAGgaaataagttcataagatacaggagcgggattaggccattcggcccattgggtctagtccgccattcgatcatggctgaaatgctcctcattcccattttcctgccttctccccagaacccttcaacccatcaccaattaaaaatctgtctgactcctccttaaatttactcactgtcccagcatccaccgcactttggggtagcgaattccacagattcacaatcctttgggaggagtagcttctcctcaactttgttttaaatttgctaccccttatcctaagtctatgacctctcgtcctagaatgccccaccagcggaagcatctgctccatgtctactttatccatacctattatcttgaatacctcaatttgatctctcctcattcttctaaattccacagagtataggcctaaaaatATGTAGCAAGTCAGCAGAATGCCAACAGtttcttttttaatttaaaattagaATACTGCTCTATACACCACAATACCCATTGACCCCCTTATCCTTATGGGATGCGAGTGTCACtggcatttattgttcattcctCAATTACTCTcgagaaagtagtggtgagcgGTCTTCTAGGATCACTGCAATCCATTTTTCATATATTATAAGGATTTCAATTACAACAATAAGTTAAGATTTTGCACCCTGTATTGTCAGTATTTTATGCATAAATATTTGTGTACATTATACATAGATTGTTGATGAATTCAAACATTCCCAACAATAGATACACAATTACATTATTTTTTTAGTCAAGCCCATCTTCCATAcagaccattcttttgtttcAATTTTCCCTAAAGAAAATAACTATTTCATACTGCCTGGACCTTGTTTGTCAGTGTTTACTAAATTAGCACCATGGATTGTGAGAAAGTAAAGTTTTAGTAAAACTCATCTTTGGTAATAAGAGTTGTCCAAAACAAAACCAGATATATTTTTGCTTGATTCAAGCTGTCAGTTGGTAGGTTCAGCAGTATTAAATTCAAGTTTGCTTGTTGAGTTGACATTTGAAAGAAAATCAAAGGCTAAAAAATTACATAATTGCCGTAACTTGTTCACAAAGTGCATTCCACTTGTTATGCAGCTCATTGTCCGGGGAACAAACCCTTAAGTGGGCATTTGCCAAAACCATTGTTTCAGTAGGGCAAAACCTGTTGCCAATGAGGTCTGAAGCTAACTGGTCGCACATGGTAGATGGTAGCCAGTCAGAAAACACTTCAATGCTACAGCTTTCAATCCTGCCATGGTTGATGCTCATGTTCAATTTAATTTCTCCCCCTGGTAAATCACGGTGCAGAGAGAAAAGGTGGCTGATGCTGAACTTGGGCGTTCTTCCATAGATCCACTCCCAACTTTTAAGCTCCTGGGTAAACTTGCCAATTCCTGGCAGCAACTGATGGTCTCCGGGATCAATGGGCATGATTTGGCTTTGGAGACCGTGGCGCTTGGCGTACTCTGCTGCAATGGCATCCATCAGGACATCACAGGTGAGGGTGGGATCCTCTTGGCAGAGGTTTTTCACAGGGGCGGGAGTACTGGGGGTGGCGTTGGTCTCTAGACCTTGATGGGGAGACTGGAGCACGGAGGACAGCAGGGACCTGTCTGAGTTGCAAAGCAAGGTGCAGTGGTGGTAGGCAGAGGTCCTGCCAATCTTGGAGGCAGTGCCTGAGATCTTGAAGGCCCGGTTGAGCAGCAGGTCGTGCCTGTCCGTGGCCAAGATGTCCAGGTGAGGTCGGATCCTCCTCAGGGCAGAGATGAGCAGCTCCAGGTTGCCCCGCCGGTCGTAGCCCTTCCTGGAGGTGAAGAAGGTGAGGTTGAGGTTGCCCAGGTCGTGGTACACGGTGCCTCCCCCGCTCCGCCTGCGGCTCAGCCGGACCCCTCGCTCCCGCATGAGTTTCAGGTTGCACTCCCTCCAGGGGTTCTGGTGGCGACCGATGACCACGGCCGGCCCATTCCTCCAGAGCAGGAGCGCCTGCCGCTGCCGGGACTGCAGGTAGTCGTGTAGCCAGTCCTCCAGCGCCAGGTTCTGGTAGATATCGGTGGAGAGGGACTTGAGCAGCAGAGCGCTGCCGCCCTGGGACTCAGCCCAAGCGGCCAGGCTGCTGTAGCGAGCCGGGCACACACCTCCCCACACTGCCCGCAGTCCCACATTCAGCAAGGGCATCGCGTGGCTGCAAAATACAAACTAACAGGTATAAAAAATAACTAAACACAATGATTAACAACATTGAAAACAGCCTCCCCTCCCCTGCAAACTGAATATCATCGACTCACCTCCTTTCAAATTCTCCTGTTGTGAGCAAACCCCCTCCCTCCGGCCCTGAATCCTCCTGCAGTGTCTGTCATTGCAATaggagaggaacttccagctAACCCCAGATAGCTATTTTCACTCTTCTCTCTCGTTAGCGCCATCTACAACGCGGAGGTGCCCCTCAACAAAATTCCTGCTGCTTTGATCGAAGGCTTGCACACTTCAAGCAGATCCTGGGATGGTTCCGCTTCCATGCCTAGAGggtgaagtttttaaagtttatttattagtgacacaagtgggcttacattaacactgcaatgaagttactgtgaaaatcctctagtcctcacactctgacgcctgtttgggtacactgagggagaatttagcatggccaatgtggggggaaacccggagtactcggaggaaacccacgcagacacggggagaacgtgcagacttcccacagacagtggcccaaagccgggaattgaacccaggtccctggcgctgtgagacagcagtgctaaccactgtgtcactgtgcattgACATCGTCCACAATCTGGTGGATTTCAAAGAGACAATGGGAGCAAAGGGggataaggtttatttattagggtcacgagtaggcttacattaacactgcaatgaagttactgtgaaaatccccggtcgccatattccggcgcctgtttgggtcaatgcacctaaccagcacgtctttcagactgtgggagcaaaccggagcacccggacgaaacccatgcagacacggggagaatgtgcaaactctgcacagacagtgacccaaacccggaatcgaacctgggtccttggcactgtgaggcaacagtgctaaccactgtgtcactgtaccgcCCTGGGAAAGACAGTGTAAATCAGATAAAATGCATACGGACTACTGCGATATTTCATGCACTGCCACAGTCTCTTCACTTCAAAAACACATTttggctgtgaagtactttgggaggCTCTGAGATTCCAAAAGGAACCACATAAGTGAATTTATTTTTCGACGgtagttttttaattcattcgagggatgtgggcttcactggctaggccagcatttattgcccatttctaattggccttgagaaggtggtggcgagctgtcttcttgaactgctgcaggccaAGTGGTGCAGGCACACCCACCATGCTGTTGGgatggatttccaggattttgatttaatgacaatgaaagaatgggattttatttcaaagtcaggatggtgagaggcttggagcgGAACCTACAGGTAATGGTgtacccatgtatctgctgcccttgtccttccagattgtggtagtcatgggtttggaaggtgctatctcagAAGCCTCATTTACTATGACAGGTTATATTTACAATGCACATTCATATTTCATTTCAACCATTCTCTGGTGCATAAAGCCTGAAGGGTTTTACACAGTTTCCAGCCCTATAGCATACTAAGGTGGGAGGGCCTTGGACAGTGGCCTTACCCTATTGAAACTTTGTGACGgttgccccaagctttagtgtccctcagcacatagtcctggaccttggccAGTCTGCAACTCTTGGTCATTGACAGCTCTTTGCACTGGAACGCCAGCAGGTTTGGGGCAGACCAAAGAACACCTTTCACCTTGTTGATGATCCTACAGCAACAGTTGATGCTTATTGCAGTGTCCATCTCTGGGAATAGCCTGTACAGCATTGAGTCCTGCATTAATTGACTAACCTACCTCGCTCATTAATAGATTGAGAGGGGGATGTTGTTTATTGCACTTACCTTCTGATAACTCTGCAGGCCAGCAGCATATCATCCTTGATTTTGCATAGAAACACAGTCGCCACACAGGTTGCAAGAGTTCAAGGACAAGGCCTTCCATCATCTTCTGAAGGATAACCCAAGGATAGGAATTAAATGTTGGCCATGCCAGAAATGCCCAGATCTCAAGGATGAAAAGAAAAAATGTGCCACAAACACATCTGCCAGATAAGCCAGTGTGTTATGTACCACTGAATCTATTAGGTCACTGAAGCCAAGTTTAAGAAGGTAAATGACTTTGTCATGTACTCCAAGAAAGCAAAAGGACAGGCCCCAGCACTTGTACAGGATGGCAAGGATACCCAGGTCATGGCATTTATTGACATCACTCACCCAGCTCCTTCTATTAATTCACAGGCACTCTTTGCTTCaattcgaatctgctccaccattcactttttTCATAGCTGATCAAAAaagtcaatatcctgatcctgccttccccccatatccctcgatccctttaaccccaagagccatatctaatttctttgtgaaatcatacaatgttttggcctcaactactttctgtggtagtgaattccacagatttaccactctctgggtgaagaaatttctcctcacctcagtcttaaaagatttacccctcatcctcaagtaataacccctagttctggactcccccaccattggcaacattctttctgaatctaccctgtcttatCCTGTTAGAAAattataagtttctatgtgatcccctctcacttttctaaactccaatgagtacaatccTAAttttctctcctcatatgacagacctgccattccaggaatcagcctggtaaacctttgttgcattcactctatagcaaggacattcttcctcagataaggacaccaaaattgcacacaatactccaagtgtggcctcaccaacgccctgtaccattgcagtaatgatgtggagatgccggcgttggactggggtaagcacagtaagaagtctcacaacaccaggttaaagtccaacaggtttatttggtagcaaataccataagctttcggagcaatgctccttcgtcagatggagtggtctctgttctcaaacagggcacagacacagaaatcaaattacagaatactgattagaatgcaaatctctacagccagccaggtcttaaatgtacagacaatgtatgtacatttaagacctggctggctgtagagatttgcattctaatcagtattctgtaatttgatttctgtgtctgtgccctgtttgagaacagagaccactccatctgacgaaggagcattgctccgaaagcttatggtatttgctaccaaataaacctgttggactttaacctggtgttgtgagacttcttactgtgccattgcagtaaaacatctctattcctagcTCAAGGAAGCTCTGCATCAGGGTTCTATACAGAAGAACTTCCAACATGGAGAATCTTATAAGGATGGATCTATAATGAATGGAGCCCAAGTTTACGTTCAAATATTTGTCAGCACTAGACATTTTCTCAACTTTAGTGTCACCAGTTTCTCAGGCAAGTGGACTATTGTTACAATTGCCCCAGAGGAACCATAAATCAAAATGACAAAATTTACTCAATGACCCACAAATGAAGAAATTGCCAAAAAGATTTCATTTTTTGTAGCTTTAACTTTAATACAGATCAGAAGCAACACAAATTAAACATAAATGGTAATGGGTAAGTCAAATAAAAATGTAAATTCCACTTTAAATAGTCAATACAACAAATGTGCGTCTTATACGACCACAAGTGCTCACAGCATATATGTGGCACTATATACCTACACATTTCCACAATATGCAGTTTTT
The sequence above is drawn from the Mustelus asterias chromosome 10, sMusAst1.hap1.1, whole genome shotgun sequence genome and encodes:
- the lipt1 gene encoding lipoyl amidotransferase LIPT1, mitochondrial, whose product is MPLLNVGLRAVWGGVCPARYSSLAAWAESQGGSALLLKSLSTDIYQNLALEDWLHDYLQSRQRQALLLWRNGPAVVIGRHQNPWRECNLKLMRERGVRLSRRRSGGGTVYHDLGNLNLTFFTSRKGYDRRGNLELLISALRRIRPHLDILATDRHDLLLNRAFKISGTASKIGRTSAYHHCTLLCNSDRSLLSSVLQSPHQGLETNATPSTPAPVKNLCQEDPTLTCDVLMDAIAAEYAKRHGLQSQIMPIDPGDHQLLPGIGKFTQELKSWEWIYGRTPKFSISHLFSLHRDLPGGEIKLNMSINHGRIESCSIEVFSDWLPSTMCDQLASDLIGNRFCPTETMVLANAHLRVCSPDNELHNKWNALCEQVTAIM